A genome region from Salvia splendens isolate huo1 chromosome 19, SspV2, whole genome shotgun sequence includes the following:
- the LOC121778970 gene encoding circumsporozoite protein-like, with protein sequence MRALPPEPHPGAGDSDPDPDPNPCAAPISNPNPNPCATPSDPISDSDPNPSSISVSDSDPDPDPDPNPNPNPCATPSDPISNSDPDPDADLNPNSCATPSNPVTQALLSNPNHNPGAADPDPCATPSDSDHNPNPICDSDPESDTYPDPNPNPNPISVSDFDPDPNPNPCATPSNLVTHAL encoded by the coding sequence ATGCGGGCACTGCCTCCCGAGCCACACCCCGGTGCCGGCGACTCCGACCCTGATCCCGACCCCAACCCTTGTGCCGCCCCCATCTCCAACCCCAACCCCAACCCATGTGCCACGCCCTCCGACCCCATCTCCGACTCCGACCCTAACCCCAGCTCCATCTCCGTCTCCGACtccgaccccgaccccgacccTGACCCCAACCCCAACCCCAACCCCTGTGCCACGCCCTCCGATCCCATCTCCAACtccgaccccgaccccgacgCCGACCTCAACCCCAACTCCTGTGCCACGCCCTCCAACCCCGTCACCCAAGCCCTGCTCTCCAACCCCAACCACAACCCCGGTGCCGCCGACCCCGACCCCTGTGCCACGCCCTCCGACTCCGACCACAATCCCAACCCCATCTGCGACTCTGACCCCGAATCCGACACCTACCCCGACCCCAACCCCAACCCTAACCCCATCTCCGTCTCTGACTTCGACCCCGACCCCAACCCCAACCCCTGTGCCACGCCCTCCAACCTAGTCACCCACGCCCTCTAA